In the Camelus ferus isolate YT-003-E chromosome 34, BCGSAC_Cfer_1.0, whole genome shotgun sequence genome, one interval contains:
- the LOC102519569 gene encoding 40S ribosomal protein SA-like produces MSGALDVLKFLAAGTHLGGTNLDFQMEQYIYKRKSDGIYIINLKRTWETLLLAARAIVAIENPADVSVISSRNTGQRAVLKFAAATGAMPIAGRFTPGTFTNQIQAAFREPRLLVVTDPRADHQPLTEASYVNLPTIALCNTDSPLRYVDIAIPCNNKGAHSVGLMWWMLAREVLRMRGTVSREHPWEVMPDLYFYRDPEEIEKEEQAAAEKAVTKEEFQGEWTAPAPEFTATQPEVADWSEGMQVPSVPIQQFPTEDWSAQPATEDWSAAPTAQATEWVATTTEWS; encoded by the coding sequence ATGTCCGGAGCCCTTGATGTCCTCAAATTCCTTGCAGCCGGAACCCACTTAGGTGGCACCAACCTTGACTTCCAAATGGAGCAGTACATctacaaaaggaaaagtgatggTATCTACATCATAAATCTGAAAAGAACCTGGGAGACGCTTCTGTTGGCAGCTCGGGCCATTGTTGCCATTGAAAACCCAGCTGATGTCAGTGTCATATCCTCCAGGAATACTGGCCAGCGAGCTGTGCTGAAGTTTGCTGCTGCCACTGGAGCCATGCCTATTGCTGGCCGCTTCACGCCTGGAACCTTCACTAACCAGATCCAGGCAGCTTTCCGGGAGCCGAGACTTCTGGTGGTTACCGATCCCAGAGCTGACCACCAGCCTCTCACCGAGGCATCTTACGTTAACCTGCCTACCATTGCCCTGTGTAACACAGACTCCCCTCTGCGTTACGTGGACATTGCCATCCCATGCAACAACAAGGGAGCTCACTCAGTGGGTCTGATGTGGTGGATGCTCGCCCGGGAGGTTTTGCGCATGCGCGGCACCGTCTCCCGGGAGCACCCGTGGGAGGTCATGCCTGATCTCTACTTCTACAGAGATCCTGaagagattgaaaaggaagagcaGGCTGCAGCTGAAAAGGCCGTGACCAAGGAGGAATTTCAGGGTGAATGGACAGCTCCTGCTCCTGAGTTCACTGCTACTCAGCCTGAGGTGGCGGACTGGTCTGAAGGCATGCAGGTGCCCTCTGTGCCTATTCAGCAGTTCCCTACTGAAGACTGGAGCGCTCAGCCCGCCACTGAAGACTGGTCTGCAGCTCCCACTGCTCAGGCCACTGAATGGGTTGCAACAACCACGGAGTGGTCATAA